In a genomic window of Streptomyces noursei ATCC 11455:
- a CDS encoding MerR family transcriptional regulator: protein MQIGELAKVTGTTARALRHYEQAGLISSERASNGYRVYEEGAAVRVRNIRYLLAAGLTLDDVRVFLPCLDGDVAAAPPSDKGLRVAWERLAVLNERIAAQTETRDRLEAALRQKTGALIRPAV, encoded by the coding sequence GTGCAGATCGGCGAGCTGGCCAAGGTGACCGGGACGACCGCGCGTGCGCTACGGCACTACGAGCAGGCGGGGTTGATCTCATCCGAGCGGGCCTCGAATGGCTACCGCGTGTACGAGGAGGGGGCGGCGGTGCGGGTGCGCAACATCCGCTATCTGCTGGCCGCCGGACTCACCCTGGACGATGTGCGCGTGTTCCTGCCGTGCCTGGACGGCGATGTGGCTGCCGCACCGCCGTCGGACAAGGGCCTGCGGGTCGCATGGGAACGGCTGGCGGTCCTCAACGAGCGGATCGCCGCCCAGACCGAGACCCGCGACCGGCTGGAAGCGGCACTTCGGCAGAAGACCGGCGCCCTGATCCGCCCGGCGGTCTGA